The nucleotide window TGGAAATCACGCACCAATTGCGGATAAGGATGAGGGCCAGCAACAGTACCGATGATGTAGAAGGTATCATCTACGTTGGTTGCCCAATCGCGCATGGCTTCATTCATCGCATCTTTTAAAGTACGAGAACCAGAAGTTACAGGAAACACTTCAGCACCAAGCAGCTTCATCCGATAAACATTGAGAGCCTGACGTTTAACATCTTCCGCCCCCATATAAACACGACATTGCAGCCCCAACCTTGCCGCAACCGTTGCGGTCGCAACACCGTGTTGTCCCGCTCCGGTTTCGGCGATTACACGTGACTTACCCGTAAATTTGGCAAGCAACGCTTGGCCTATGGTGTTATTTACCTTGTGAGCACCCGTGTGATTTAGATCTTCGCGCTTAAGGAATATCTGGGCACCACCTAATTCTCGCGTCCAGCGCTCGGCAAGATAAAGAGGTGAAGGTCGGCCAACATAATGAGCCATATCTTTATCGAATTCAGCTTGAAAGCCTTCATCGTCTTTTAACTTTGAATAAATTGATTGCAACTCATCAAGCGCGTAGATCAAGGTTTCAGATACAAAACGTCCACCATAAGGACCGAAATGACCATCCACACTCGGAAAGGCACTGTAATCGATAGAAGAATACTGCTCAGTGTTACTCACCGTTTAATCACCTGTAAAAAGTGGCATGGCGGAATGGATCAACCCGCGGCAAGCCTTGCATTATTGATAAAAGACATTATTTTGCTATGGTCTTTTTTGCCTGGTGACAATTCTACACCACCACTGACATCAACCCCATAGACCGAAACAGTACGAATTGCTTCTCCGACATTATCAGGAGTAAGGCCACCCGCTAATACTATTGGCTTAAGCGATTGCTCTGGAACTCGCTTCCACTCGAACGTCTCCCCTGTTCCCCCCGGTACGCCGGGCCGGTAGGCATCTAATAAAATACCTGACGCGTCTGAATAAGCCTCTATGCTAGCAACAACATCCAGCTCTGGCCGCATACGCAAAGCTTTCATGTAAGGACGATGAAAGAGGGAGCAGTAAGCCGGAGATTCATTCCCATGAAACTGTAACAACTGTAAGGGAACATCATTTAATACGGTATTGACGAATTCCGGATCAGCATCCACAAACAAACCCGTAACAACTACAAAAGGCCCTGCGGCCAAGGCGATTTGGCGAGCTTGTGAAATTGATACTGCGCGCGGACTTGCTTCATAAAAAACCAAACCCAATGCCTCTGCACCAGCATCCACAACCGCCAAAGCATCCTCAACTGAGGTGATACCGCAAATTTTTATACGCGTTTTGGACAACTCCAAAAACCCCACTGGTTCACTGGCAGATCAAAATTTAATCGGAAAAATACTAAGAGAAACAAATAAATAAGCTGAAATATTAACAGAGTTCGCAGCGAAAAACCGCAAAGATGCTACCGCTGATATCCTGTTAACTAGAAAAACCTCCCAGAGGTTCTGTCAGAAATAAGGGGCCAGGAACACAACTTGGAAGATCAAAATGTGGAGGATACTCAACACCAACTAAATAAAGCCCAAACGGTTTGGCCGTCACACCACCTGCACTGCGATCACAGGCAGAGAGCACTTCCGCAACCCAACCAGGAGGCTTATCGCCAGCTCCGACAGACATCAACACACCCACCATGTTACGCACCATGTGATGCAAGAAGGCGTTTGCCTGTACCTCCAGAAGAATCAGCTCACCGCGCCGCACTATATGTAGGTAATTAATCTGGCGAACGGGGCTTCTAGCCTGACACTGTGTAGCACGGAAAGATGTAAAGTCGTGCTTTCCAACAAGGTAAGATGCTCCTTCTCGCATTAAATCAACATTCAACGGACGCGAAGACCACGTGATTTGGTCATGCAACAACCCGGACTGAGCCTTGGCATCAGTGATTAAATATCGATACGTCCGATTCAACGCACTAAAGCGAGCATGAAATTGTGGCACCACCATTTTTGCCCAGCGCACACAAATGGAGTCCGGCAAATAAGGACGAGTACCTCTCATCCATGCCTTTTCAGGCCTTGCGGCAAGAGTATCGAAATGCACAATCTGGCTGGTTGCATGAACTCCAGCATCTGTCCGACCAGCACAAACTAATGAAACTGTTTCATTAGCCACTCTGGAAAGCGCCACCTCCAAAGCATGCTGTACGGTTTTGACTCCACTCGGCTGAACCTGAAACCCATGATAGTCCGTCCCCTTATATTCAACACACAAGGCGATACGATTCATTCCTTCTGGCCATACGGTATCTGCAACAATTTCACCACTGCGAATATAGGGTTTTGATGCAGGAATATAGTTTTCAGTCATACACAGGAGTCAACTCAAAATTAGAAAAGCACAAAACAAAAAAGCCTTGCACTTAGGTGCAAGGCTTTTCTAAGGAGGGCAATATTAACCTATACGAGCAAGTAACTCATTCGCCTCTTTACGCTGCTCATCACTGCCCTCACCCAAAACTTCAGCGAGAATATCTTTTGCACCGTCTGCATCACCCATATCGATGTATGCGCGAGCCAAATCAAGCTTGGTTGCTGCTTCATCAGCATCTGCAAGGAAATCCAGCTCTGCATCCATCTCTTCATCAGACAAATCATCCAAAGCAGCTTCATCACTAGAGAAAGCGTTCAAATCAAGCTCATCTTCCGCTGAAAAATCTGACAAGGCTTGGGCAAATAAATCCTCATCTTGATTATCCTGAACCTCT belongs to Cellvibrio sp. pealriver and includes:
- the trpB gene encoding tryptophan synthase subunit beta; its protein translation is MSNTEQYSSIDYSAFPSVDGHFGPYGGRFVSETLIYALDELQSIYSKLKDDEGFQAEFDKDMAHYVGRPSPLYLAERWTRELGGAQIFLKREDLNHTGAHKVNNTIGQALLAKFTGKSRVIAETGAGQHGVATATVAARLGLQCRVYMGAEDVKRQALNVYRMKLLGAEVFPVTSGSRTLKDAMNEAMRDWATNVDDTFYIIGTVAGPHPYPQLVRDFQSIIGREARRQCLEQAGRLPDALVACVGGGSNAIGLFHPFLTDKSVKMYGVEAGGLGIETGKHAAPLNKGVPGVLHGNRTYLMEDENGQIIETHSVSAGLDYPGVGPEHSWLKDIGRVNYVAINDDEALAAFRKVTKTEGIMPALESSHALAYVEKLAPTMSKDQIIIANLSGRGDKDILTVAGLDGITV
- a CDS encoding phosphoribosylanthranilate isomerase; translation: MSKTRIKICGITSVEDALAVVDAGAEALGLVFYEASPRAVSISQARQIALAAGPFVVVTGLFVDADPEFVNTVLNDVPLQLLQFHGNESPAYCSLFHRPYMKALRMRPELDVVASIEAYSDASGILLDAYRPGVPGGTGETFEWKRVPEQSLKPIVLAGGLTPDNVGEAIRTVSVYGVDVSGGVELSPGKKDHSKIMSFINNARLAAG
- the truA gene encoding tRNA pseudouridine(38-40) synthase TruA codes for the protein MTENYIPASKPYIRSGEIVADTVWPEGMNRIALCVEYKGTDYHGFQVQPSGVKTVQHALEVALSRVANETVSLVCAGRTDAGVHATSQIVHFDTLAARPEKAWMRGTRPYLPDSICVRWAKMVVPQFHARFSALNRTYRYLITDAKAQSGLLHDQITWSSRPLNVDLMREGASYLVGKHDFTSFRATQCQARSPVRQINYLHIVRRGELILLEVQANAFLHHMVRNMVGVLMSVGAGDKPPGWVAEVLSACDRSAGGVTAKPFGLYLVGVEYPPHFDLPSCVPGPLFLTEPLGGFSS